A genomic window from Colletotrichum destructivum chromosome 7, complete sequence includes:
- a CDS encoding Putative AAA+ ATPase domain, ABC transporter, P-loop containing nucleoside triphosphate hydrolase, translating into MDAEIRTVLPNIDPVLSEYSVGYLTHASTIYSDEEDQSGPSPIAEAAATVTELLLSASGKPDAKLQEKIEKLVEKWVEKYTDANGGLRSGPSAVKRLDETFQVSSQRNMSSTLAVSTGAVDLESANARKVESKVDRKKLEKAERKIAAKQQKKTYKTVEYEASRLLDEPESTQSYEEFYMAVNPLQIGGSGANKTKDIKLDNIDVSIGGQRIVTDTDLTLSYGHRYGLVGHNGVGKSTLLRALSRRELPIPPHITILHVEQELTGDDTPAIQAVLDADVWRKVLLKEQAEITQKLADIESQRTGLADTSADAARLDKEREAQDSRLGDIQGKLAEMESDKAESRAASILAGLGFSADRQQNATKTFSGGWRMRLALARALFCEPDLLLLDEPSNMLDVPSIAFLSNYLQGYPSTVLVVSHDRAFLNEIATDIIHQHSQRLDYYRGANFESFYATREERKKTAKREYENQMAQRAHLQAFIDKFRYNAAKSSEAQSRIKKLEKMPVLEPPETEYSVHFKFPDVEKMTPPIIQMTGVTFGYNKDNILLRNVDLDVQLDSRIGIVGPNGAGKTTVLKLLIGKLSPTSGLISQNPRLRVGFFAQHHVDALDLTMSAVGFMAKEYPGRTDEEYRRQLGAFGITGTTGLQKMAVLSGGQKSRVAFACLALTNPHILVLDEPSNHLDIEAMDALASALKEFQGGVLMVSHDVTMLQTVCTSLWVCDGGTVEKFPGDVQAYKKRIASQADAAGVVKAH; encoded by the exons ATGGACGCCGAAATTAGAACCGTGTTGCCCAACATCGACCCGGTCCTCTCCGAGTACTCGGTCGGCTACCTGACCCACGCCTCGACCATTTACTCTGACGAAGAGGACCAGTCTGGCCCTTCCCCTATCGCCGAGGCTGCTGCCACTGTCACTGAGTTGCTGCTCTCCGCCTCTGGAAAGCCGGATGCCAAGCTCCAGGAGAAGATCGAAAAGCTCGTTGAGAAATGGGTTGAGAAGTACACCGATGCCAACGGTGGTCTGAGGAGTGGCCCGTCTGCCGTGAAGAGACTTGATGAGACCTTTCAGGTCAGCTCGCAGCGAAACATGTCCTCCACACTGGCCGTGTCCACTGGAGCTGTCGACCTCGAGTCCGCGAACGCTCGTAAGGTTGAGTCCAAGGTCGATCGCaagaagctggagaaggccgagcGAAAGATTGCCGCCAAACAGCAGAAGAAGACCTACAAGACGGTTGAGTACGAGGCGTCCAGGCTGCTGGACGAGCCGGAGTCCACTCAATCCTACGAAGAGTTCTATATGGCGGTCAACCCGCTGCAAATCGGTGGCTCCGGCGCCAATAAGACCAAAGACATCAAGCTGGACAATATCGATGTGTCCATTGGTGGCCAGCGCATTGTTACTGACACCGACTTGACCCTGTCCTATGGTCACAGATATGGTCTTGTTGGTCATAACGGTGTTGGTAAATCCACGCTACTTCGTGCTCTCTCTCGCAGAGAGCTGCCCATTCCGCCTCACATTACCATTCTCCACGTCGAACAGGAG CTTACTGGAGACGATACTCCCGCAATCCAAGCTgtgctcgacgccgatgtcTGGCGCAAGGTTCTGCTCAAGGAGCAGGCT GAAATTACACAAAAGCTGGCAGATATCGAGAGCCAACGCACCGGCTTGGCCGATACCTcagccgacgccgccagACTTGACAAAGAAAGAGAAGCCCAGGACAGTCGCCTCGGTGATATCCAGggcaagctggccgagatggagtcTGACAAAGCCGAATCAAGAGCGGCAAGTATTCTGGCTGGTCTCGGTTTCTCGGCCGATCGCCAACAAAATGCCACCAAGACCTTCTCTGGTGGTTGGCGTATGCGTCTGGCTCTTGCAAGAGCGCTGTTCTGCGAGCCTGACTTGCTGCTTCTTGATGAGCCGTCCAACATGTTGGACGTTCCATCCATTGCCTTCCTGTCGAATTACCTTCAAGGATATCCCAGTACTGTCTTGGTCGTCTCTCACGACAGAGCCTTTCTCAACGAGATTGCGACGGATATCATTCACCAGCACTCCCAACGCCTCGATTACTACCGCGGCGCCAACTTCGAGTCCTTCTACGCCACCCGCGAAGAGCGAaagaagacggccaagaGAGAGTACGAGAATCAGATGGCGCAGCGAGCCCATCTCCAGGCCTTCATCGACAAGTTTAGATACAACGCAGCCAAGTCTTCGGAAGCTCAGTCGCGCATCAAGAAACTCGAGAAGATGCCAGTGCTTGAACCTCCCGAGACGGAGTACAGTGTACACTTCAAGTTccccgacgtcgagaagatgACGCCTCCCATCATCCAGATGACCGGTGTAACATTTGGCTACAACAAGGACAACATTTTGCTGCGTAACGTAGACCTCGATGTGCAGCTAGATTCTCGAATCGGAATCGTCGGACCCAACGGCGCGGGTAAAACAACTGTGCTCAAGCTTTTGATTGGAAAGCTATCGCCTACATCTGGTCTTATATCGCAGAACCCCCGTCTGCGTGTTGGTTTCTTTGCCCAACACCATGTCGATGCCTTGGATCTGACCATGAGCGCTGTTGGCTTCATGGCCAAGGAGTACCCGGGTAGGACGGATGAGGAATACCGCAGACAGCTCGGTGCATTTGGTATCACCGGTACGACGGGTCTGCAGAAGATGGCAGTGCTTTCCGGTGGCCAAAAGTCGCGTGTTGCCTTTGCCTGCCTTGCGCTGACGAACCCACACATCCTGGTTCTCGACGAGCCTTCTAACCATCTCGACATTGAGGCAATGGATGCGCTTGCTTCTGCTCTGAAAGAATTTCAGGGCGGTGTTCTCATGGTCTCTCACGACGTCACCATGTTGCAGACGGTGTGCACCTCTCTCTGGGTGTGTGATGGAGGCACGGTCGAGAAGTTCCCTGGTGACGTCCAGGCCTACAAGAAGAGAATTGCATCCCAAGCTGATGCAGCCGGTGTTGTCAAGGCTCACTAA
- a CDS encoding Putative septation protein Etd1, whose amino-acid sequence MMQTAPSLVGTGTAVAAAALGLVFAHPDDELSSTQSASIKRKLASEQDIPPNHRLSSPPVSSRPGTSSVAQLPTPTDDVRHATLPNHQFSFSTTNEPSSARPHRPLSSHFSFAPSLLHSRRASYAKQGDQTAPPSTEDPRDSVSSNGSWMRRLSLRPLSQHGSIRSSLGLDSNSLAFSNGSAAPILSPTGSIPPPLPPNKLVKRPPSAHQNGPVMRRRSKTHLPSLRRPATSHQRSATLHQIHHDANLIEPIIEPKFSFDHYLQPARDGAALPPPHTSADSALQTPKSNTKWTSFFHTRRANVIARSAPDRLIDRSPSTRSFSAITKRILVSSDAKQTVYLISGGMLGGTVASPEDVPSLVEDDAVIDDTLDVIDGGKDTEEDNTPATPEDTPTKRSRISMHFNSPNWIPRAGSLRRSKRGGAGSNDGGVGNKRHVSAPTTISPGRAPDDYAAPADADDFQSSLNHPTGTSLNPASSAQFIPCDRNSSSPLPPLSRLSSFNVDISRLGASGGAAPSPRSIHPSGSSQASSAFAAYNRSAQTDRSSTMNSSDFDARDFISGDDDDTDFKSETVFDSLRTAESDRNRAAETPLDHMFDESPPSTAGHPKTKRLSIQEILGRSWDADDRIMEEDENMPTPVRVNHEPRIRTDSDVMAPRYSLERPSNEYSLGSKDFGRLSIEDDFDDDWARDEDEMAYSKQLSPPSSMNSRGVSPNLRMALASISGNVNTDATHDPSERPRSNIFDWSEPTQEKVDHGSHFRPKTAYGKQELDIRGGRAAIRKGPTAMHVRSQSVPVVHDPTDSATMNPKFGTWGLSSKTVSEDWDDDFEFGGNENEDKEDDNSFAMVVPASIQASQPSLKQHSGHIRELSLLVNDLKRLCRLGRDLDMLGGSNAGVWKEAEGIIALASPDEDELEGMDVDSSSVMSGFDAVSPAPVEKEDPFDEVLELNMSKTAVIRERPAGRRRSVFSPDDDIFGGNSPAPDELPSPRPRTPENNINMGGHDVTDIVRSVLDAMQQRSISDSARDDKVHFGTNSLKALVKRAGDLRDILSEVVRRADQITSSPARTPRQHSDSPAFTRVFTPEHTPSPSSPPKKLPQNRSTNSGLGRGSVDASPSSGLQRMQMMTVS is encoded by the exons ATGATGCAGACCGCCCCCAGT CTCGTGGGAACTGGCActgccgttgctgctgcggccCTCGGTCTCGTCTTTGCCCATCCCGACGACGAGTTAAGTTCCACACAGTCTGCCTCGATCAAGAGGAAACTAGCCTCCGAACAAGACATTCCTCCGAACCATCGACTGTCCAGTCCCCCTGTCTCGTCGCGCCCTGGCACCAGTTCTGTAGCCCAGCTTCCGACTCCCACGGACGACGTCCGCCACGCGACCCTCCCCAACCACCAattctccttctcgaccaCGAACGAGCCGTCGTCCGCGCGCCCTCACCGCCCACTCAGCTCGCACTTCAGTTTTGCACCGTCCTTGCTGCACAGCAGGAGAGCGTCGTACGCGAAGCAGGGAGATCAGACCGCACCGCCCTCAACGGAGGACCCGAGAGACTCTGTTTCGTCCAATGGATCCTGGATGAGGCGATTGTCACTTCGCCCATTGTCACAACACGGAAGTATCAGATCAAGCCTAGGTCTCGACAGCAATTCCCTCGCCTTCTCAAACGGTTCCGCCGCCCCGATTTTGTCGCCTACTGGTTCGattccgccgccgctgcctccGAATAAACTTGTCAAGCGACCGCCTTCGGCACACCAGAACGGCCCTGTGATGCGCCGCCGTTCCAAGACGCACCTTCCCAGTCTTCGCCGGCCCGCGACGAGCCACCAAAGATCAGCCACTTTGCACCAAATCCATCACGACGCAAATCTCATCGAACCCATCATCGAACCCAAGTTCTCCTTTGACCACTACCTCCAACCCGCccgagacggtgccgccctccctccACCACACACAAGCGCCGACTCGGCCTTGCAAACCCCGAAATCAAACACCAAGTGGACCTCATTTTTTCACACGCGCAGAGCCAATGTCATTGCACGAAGCGCTCCCGATCGTCTGATTGACCGCAGTCCTAGTACACGATCCTTCTCGGCAATAACAAAACGCATATTGGTATCCAGTGACGCGAAACAGACTGTATACCTTATTAGCGGTGGTATGCTGGGGGGCACCGTTGCGTCTCCTGAAGACGTCCCGTCtcttgtcgaggacgacgctgTGATTGACGACACCCTCGACGTGATCGACGGCGGAAAAGATACCGAAGAAGACAATACCCCTGCGACACCAGAGGATACGCCGACCAAGCGCTCGCGCATCTCGATGCATTTCAACTCTCCGAACTGGATCCCAAGGGCGGGCAGCCTCCGACGATCGAAACGCGGCGGGGCGGGGTCTAATGACGGTGGTGTTGGGAATAAGCGGCATGTGTCTGCGCCTACGACGATATCCCCCGGTCGCGCTCCAGACGACTATGCTGCACCTGCAGACGCAGACGACTTTCAATCGTCGCTGAACCACCCAACAGGCACCAGCCTGAACCCCGCTTCCTCTGCGCAGTTCATCCCATGTGACCGCAACTCCTCATCGCCCTTGCCTCCGCTATCGCGCCTATCCAGCTTCAACGTCGACATCTCCAGGCTCGGCGCATCAGGAGGCGCCGCCCCATCTCCACGCTCCATCCACCCTTCCGGCAGCTCTCAGGCCTCGTCAGCGTTCGCCGCATACAATCGCAGCGCGCAGACTGATCGAAGCTCAACCATGAACAGCTCCGACTTCGATGCCCGAGATTTCATCTcgggcgacgatgacgacacGGACTTCAAGAGTGAGACCGTCTTTGACTCGCTACGGACTGCCGAGTCCGATCGCAATCGTGCGGCCGAGACCCCGCTCGATCACATGTTCGATGAGTCGCCGCCAAGCACCGCCGGACATCCCAAGACCAAGCGACTTTCCATCCAAGAGATCCTAGGCCGCTCGTGGGATGCAGACGACAGGATCATggaagaggacgagaacATGCCGACGCCGGTTCGTGTTAACCATGAGCCGAGAATACGCACTGACTCCGATGTGATGGCACCGCGCTACAGCCTCGAACGACCCTCGAACGAGTACTCGCTTGGGAGTAAGGACTTTGGCCGCTTATCAATCGAAGACGAtttcgacgacgactgggcccgcgacgaggatgaaATGGCTTATAGCAAGCAGCTCTCACCCCCGAGCTCGATGAACTCGCGCGGCGTCAGCCCTAATTTGCGCATGGCGCTCGCTAGCATCAGCGGTAACGTCAACACTGATGCCACGCATGACCCCAGCGAGAGGCCTCGCAGCAACATATTCGACTGGAGCGAGCCGACACAAGAGAAGGTGGATCACGGTAGCCACTTTCGTCCCAAGACGGCCTATGGGAAACAAGAACTCGACATCCGAGGTGGTCGCGCCGCGATTCGGAAGGGACCTACAGCCATGCACGTTCGCAGTCAAAGTGTGCCCGTCGTCCACGATCCTACCGATAGCGCGACGATGAACCCAAAGTTTGGCACATGGGGACTGAGCAGCAAGACTGTGAGCGAGGACTGGGACGATGATTTCGAATTTGGCGGCAACGAAAACGAGGACAAGGAAGACGACAACTCATTCGCCATGGTCGTTCCCGCTTCTATCCAGGCCTCACAGCCAAGCCTCAAGCAACACTCTGGACACATCAGGGAGTTGTCTCTGCTCGTTAACGACCTCAAACGCCTATGTCGACTCGGCCGGGACCTGGACATGCTTGGGGGCTCCAATGCCGGTGTCTGGAAGGAAGCCGAGGGAATCATCGCGCTCGCGTCgcccgacgaagacgaaTTGGAGGGCATGGACGTGgactcctcctccgtcatgAGCGGTTTCGATGCTGTGTCGCCCGCCCCTGTCGAGAAGGAAGACCCCTTCGACGAGGTTCTCGAGTTGAACATGTCTAAGACGGCTGTCATACGTGAGCGGCCCGCCGGCCGCAGACGTTCGGTCTTCTCGCCAGACGACGACATCTTTGGAGGGAATAGTCCCGCCCCGGACGAGCTTCCTTCTCCACGGCCGAGGACACCTGagaacaacatcaacatggGCGGTCACGACGTCACTGACATTGTGAGATCAGTCCTCGATGCTATGCAGCAGCGATCAATCTCCGACTCGGCACGCGACGACAAAGTACATTTTGGCACCAACAGCCTCAAAGCTTTGGTCAAACGCGCAGGCGACCTTAGGGACATACTTTCCGAGGTCGTTCGCCGTGCTGACCAGATCACATCGAGCCCAGCCCGGACGCCCCGCCAGCACAGTGACAGCCCGGCCTTCACCCGGGTTTTCACCCCCGAACACactccgtcgccgtccagcCCACCAAAGAAGCTGCCCCAAAACCGGAGTACAAATTCTGGGCTCGGCCGCGGATCAGTCGATGCTTCGCCTTCGAGCGGCTTGCAACGGATGCAAATGATGACCGTCAGCTGA